A stretch of Mastomys coucha isolate ucsf_1 unplaced genomic scaffold, UCSF_Mcou_1 pScaffold1, whole genome shotgun sequence DNA encodes these proteins:
- the Nuak2 gene encoding NUAK family SNF1-like kinase 2 isoform X1 encodes MESVAVPRRAIQAPSASALATESVRPLADGLIKSPKPLMKKQAVKRHHHKHNLRHRYEFLETLGKGTYGKVKKARESSGRLVAIKSIRKDKIKDEQDLLHIRREIEVMSSLNHPHIIAIHEVFENSSKIVIVMEYASRGDLYDYISERPRLSERDARHFFRQIVSALHYCHQNGIVHRDLKLENILLDANGNIKIADFGLSNLYQKGKLLQTFCGSPLYASPEIVNGKPYVGPEVDSWSLGVLLYILVHGTMPFDGQDHKALVKQISSGAYREPPKPSDACGLIRWLLMVNPTRRATLEDVASHWWVNWGYTTRVGEQEALLEGGHPSGDSGRASMADWLRRSSRPLLENGAKVCSFFKQHVPGGGSTVPGLEQQHSLKKSRKENDMAQTLQGDPAEDTSSRPGKNSLKLPKGILKKKTSTSSGEAQEDPQELRPVPDTPGQPIPAVALLPRKGILKKSRQRESGYYSSPEPSESGELLDAGDVFVSGDPVEQKSPPASGLLLHHRKGILKLNGKFSRTALEDTTPSTFGSLDQLASPHPAARASRPSGAVSEDSILSSESFDQLDLPERLPETPLRGCVSVDNLRRLEQPPSEGLKRWWQESLGDSCFSLTDCQEVTAAYRQALGICSKLS; translated from the exons ATGGAGTCGGTGGCCGTACCCCGGCGCGCGATCCAGGCTCCCTCTGCCTCCGCCCTGGCCACGGAGAGCGTCCGGCCGCTGGCGGACGGGCTCATCAAGTCGCCCAAGCCTCTGATGAAGAAGCAGGCGGTGAAGCGGCACCATCACAAACACAACCTGCGGCACCGCTACGAGTTCCTGGAGACCCTGGGCAAGGGTACCTACGGGAAGGTGAAGAAGGCACGAGAGAGCTCGGGACGCCTG GTGGCCATCAAGTCAATCAGGAAAGACAAAATCAAAGATGAGCAGGATCTGTTGCACATACGGAGGGAGATTGAGGTCATGTCCTCGCTCAACCACCCCCACATCATCGCCATCCATGAAG TGTTTGAGAACAGCAGCAAGATTGTGATTGTCATGGAGTATGCCAGCCGAGGCGATCTGTATGATTACATCAGCGAGCGGCCACGGCTGAGTGAGCGGGACGCCAGGCATTTCTTCCGACAGATCGTGTCTGCCCTGCATTATTGCCACCAG AACGGGATCGTTCACCGGGACCTCAAGCTAGAGAACATCCTTCTAGATGCCAATGGAAATATCAAG ATTGCTGATTTTGGCCTCTCCAACCTGTACCAGAAAGGCAAGCTCCTCCAGACGTTCTGTGGGAGCCCTCTCTATGCCTCACCTGAGATCGTCAACGGGAAGCCCTATGTGGGCCCAGAG GTGGACAGCTGGTCTCTGGGCGTTCTCCTGTACATCCTGGTACATGGCACCATGCCCTTTGATGGGCAGGATCATAAAGCACTAGTGAAGCAGATCAGTAGCGGGGCTTACCGTGAGCCGCCCAAGCCGTCTG ATGCCTGTGGCCTGATCCGGTGGCTGTTAATGGTGAATCCCACCCGTCGGGCCACCCTGGAGGATGTAGCCAGTCATTGGTGGGTCAACTGGGGCTACACCACCCGAGTTGGGGAACAGGAAGCTCTGCTCGAGGGTGGGCACCCTAGCGGTGACTCTGGCCGGGCCTCCATGGCGGACTGGTTACGTCGCTCCTCCCGCCCCCTCCTGGAAAATGGAGCCAAGGTGTGCAGCTTCTTCAAGCAGCATGTGCCGGGAGGTGGAAGCACCGTACCTGGGCTGGAGCAGCAACATTCTCTTAAGAAGTCCCGGAAGGAGAACGACATGGCTCAGACCCTGCAGGGAGATCCAGCTGAGGATACCTCCTCTCGCCCTGGCAAGAACAGCCTCAAGCTTCCGAAAGGCATTCTCAAGAAAAAGACCTCTACTTCCTCAGGGGAGGCACAGGAGGACCCTCAGGAACTCAGACCAGTGCCTGATACCCCAGGGCAGCCTATCCCTGCTGTAGCCCTGCTCCCGAGAAAGGGCATCCTTAAGAAGTCGCGGCAGCGTGAATCCGGTTACTATTCCTCTCCGGAGCCCAGTGAGTCTGGGGAACTCTTAGACGCTGGCGATGTGTTTGTGAGTGGGGACCCCGTGGAGCAGAAGTCTCCGCCAGCTTCGgggctcctcctccaccaccgcAAGGGCATTCTCAAGCTCAACGGCAAGTTCTCCCGCACAGCCTTAGAAGACACTACCCCTAGCACCTTTGGCTCCCTGGACCAACTGGCCTCCCCTCATCCTGCAGCCCGAGCCAGCCGCCCTTCGGGGGCTGTGAGTGAGGACAGCATCCTGTCCTCCGAGTCCTTTGACCAATTGGACTTGCCCGAGCGGCTTCCCGAAACCCCACTGAGGGGCTGCGTGTCTGTGGACAACCTGAGGAGGCTGGAGCAGCCTCCCTCAGAAGGCCTGAAGCGGTGGTGGCAGGAATCCTTGGGGGATAGCTGCTTTTCTCTGACAGACTGCCAAGAGGTGACGGCAGCCTACAGACAAGCCCTAGGAATCTGCTCAAAGCTCAGCTGA
- the Nuak2 gene encoding NUAK family SNF1-like kinase 2 isoform X2, which translates to MPWTRKMEALRYWSVAPLSLFPLYPPFLSPATYQLEVLILFHLSDPVRQGAPEDYPSVYLFACCWTILTWTLKTAHWRVAIKSIRKDKIKDEQDLLHIRREIEVMSSLNHPHIIAIHEVFENSSKIVIVMEYASRGDLYDYISERPRLSERDARHFFRQIVSALHYCHQNGIVHRDLKLENILLDANGNIKIADFGLSNLYQKGKLLQTFCGSPLYASPEIVNGKPYVGPEVDSWSLGVLLYILVHGTMPFDGQDHKALVKQISSGAYREPPKPSDACGLIRWLLMVNPTRRATLEDVASHWWVNWGYTTRVGEQEALLEGGHPSGDSGRASMADWLRRSSRPLLENGAKVCSFFKQHVPGGGSTVPGLEQQHSLKKSRKENDMAQTLQGDPAEDTSSRPGKNSLKLPKGILKKKTSTSSGEAQEDPQELRPVPDTPGQPIPAVALLPRKGILKKSRQRESGYYSSPEPSESGELLDAGDVFVSGDPVEQKSPPASGLLLHHRKGILKLNGKFSRTALEDTTPSTFGSLDQLASPHPAARASRPSGAVSEDSILSSESFDQLDLPERLPETPLRGCVSVDNLRRLEQPPSEGLKRWWQESLGDSCFSLTDCQEVTAAYRQALGICSKLS; encoded by the exons ATGCCATGGACCAGAAAGATGGAAGCTCTTAGGTATTGGTCTGTagctcctctgtctctgtttcctctgtACCCACCTTTCCTGAGCCCAGCCACATACCAGCTGGAGGTCTTAATCCTTTTCCACCTTTCAGACCCTGTAAGACAGGGAGCCCCGGAGGACTATCCCTCTGTctacttgtttgcttgttgttggaCAATCCTTACCTGGACTTTGAAGACTGCTCACTGGagg GTGGCCATCAAGTCAATCAGGAAAGACAAAATCAAAGATGAGCAGGATCTGTTGCACATACGGAGGGAGATTGAGGTCATGTCCTCGCTCAACCACCCCCACATCATCGCCATCCATGAAG TGTTTGAGAACAGCAGCAAGATTGTGATTGTCATGGAGTATGCCAGCCGAGGCGATCTGTATGATTACATCAGCGAGCGGCCACGGCTGAGTGAGCGGGACGCCAGGCATTTCTTCCGACAGATCGTGTCTGCCCTGCATTATTGCCACCAG AACGGGATCGTTCACCGGGACCTCAAGCTAGAGAACATCCTTCTAGATGCCAATGGAAATATCAAG ATTGCTGATTTTGGCCTCTCCAACCTGTACCAGAAAGGCAAGCTCCTCCAGACGTTCTGTGGGAGCCCTCTCTATGCCTCACCTGAGATCGTCAACGGGAAGCCCTATGTGGGCCCAGAG GTGGACAGCTGGTCTCTGGGCGTTCTCCTGTACATCCTGGTACATGGCACCATGCCCTTTGATGGGCAGGATCATAAAGCACTAGTGAAGCAGATCAGTAGCGGGGCTTACCGTGAGCCGCCCAAGCCGTCTG ATGCCTGTGGCCTGATCCGGTGGCTGTTAATGGTGAATCCCACCCGTCGGGCCACCCTGGAGGATGTAGCCAGTCATTGGTGGGTCAACTGGGGCTACACCACCCGAGTTGGGGAACAGGAAGCTCTGCTCGAGGGTGGGCACCCTAGCGGTGACTCTGGCCGGGCCTCCATGGCGGACTGGTTACGTCGCTCCTCCCGCCCCCTCCTGGAAAATGGAGCCAAGGTGTGCAGCTTCTTCAAGCAGCATGTGCCGGGAGGTGGAAGCACCGTACCTGGGCTGGAGCAGCAACATTCTCTTAAGAAGTCCCGGAAGGAGAACGACATGGCTCAGACCCTGCAGGGAGATCCAGCTGAGGATACCTCCTCTCGCCCTGGCAAGAACAGCCTCAAGCTTCCGAAAGGCATTCTCAAGAAAAAGACCTCTACTTCCTCAGGGGAGGCACAGGAGGACCCTCAGGAACTCAGACCAGTGCCTGATACCCCAGGGCAGCCTATCCCTGCTGTAGCCCTGCTCCCGAGAAAGGGCATCCTTAAGAAGTCGCGGCAGCGTGAATCCGGTTACTATTCCTCTCCGGAGCCCAGTGAGTCTGGGGAACTCTTAGACGCTGGCGATGTGTTTGTGAGTGGGGACCCCGTGGAGCAGAAGTCTCCGCCAGCTTCGgggctcctcctccaccaccgcAAGGGCATTCTCAAGCTCAACGGCAAGTTCTCCCGCACAGCCTTAGAAGACACTACCCCTAGCACCTTTGGCTCCCTGGACCAACTGGCCTCCCCTCATCCTGCAGCCCGAGCCAGCCGCCCTTCGGGGGCTGTGAGTGAGGACAGCATCCTGTCCTCCGAGTCCTTTGACCAATTGGACTTGCCCGAGCGGCTTCCCGAAACCCCACTGAGGGGCTGCGTGTCTGTGGACAACCTGAGGAGGCTGGAGCAGCCTCCCTCAGAAGGCCTGAAGCGGTGGTGGCAGGAATCCTTGGGGGATAGCTGCTTTTCTCTGACAGACTGCCAAGAGGTGACGGCAGCCTACAGACAAGCCCTAGGAATCTGCTCAAAGCTCAGCTGA